Sequence from the bacterium genome:
AAGTAAGCATTGCCCATATTATACCAGGCTTCATCATTATCAGGCTTTAGCTTGATTGCCTCCTGGTAACAGGAGATTGCCTGGGTATAGTCTTTCATCTCATCGTAAGCATTGCCCATATTATTCCAGGCTTTATCCTTATCAGGCTTTATCTTGATTGCCTTCTGGTAGCATGCGATTGCCCTGGTGTAGTCTTTCATCTGACGGTAAGCAATGCCCATATTATACCAAGCTTCATCATTATCAGGCTTTAGCTTGATTGCCTCCGGGTAGCATGAGATTGCCCTGGTGTAGTCTTTCATCTCATCATAAGCAATGCCCATATTATACCAGGCGGCATCAAAATCAGGCTTTAGCTTGATTGCCTCCTGGTAACAGGAGATTGCGTGGGTGTAGTCTTTCATCTCAAAGTAAGCATTGCCCATATTATACCAGGCTTCATACCTATCAGGCTTTAGCTTGATTGCCTCCTGGTAGCATGAGATTGCCTGGGTGTAGTCTTTCATCTCANNNNNNNNNNNNNNNNNNNNNNNNNNNNNNNNNNNNNNNNNNNNNNNNNNNNNNNNNNNNNNNNNNNNNNNNNNNNNNNNNNNNNNNNNNNNNNNNNNNNTTGATTGCCTCCTGGTAGCATGAGATTGCCTGGGTGTAGTCTTTCATCTCAACAAATATATATCCCTTGGAAAACCATATCGAAGCGGTAGTCTCTAAAGAAACCCTTACATCTTGCATAATTTCATCAAGTATCTCAAGGCATGAGGTAAATTCCCTGGCGTCTATCTTTTCCCAGACCTCATCTATCTTTTCTGTATATTTTTCATCTATTCTGGCTAATCCTTCTAATGCCTCCTTGAGATAGGTTATTTTTTCTTCCCTCTCTGGTAGAGAAGCCATTCTTTCTGTGCGGATAATTTCTGTCTTTAATTCCTCTTTGGTGAACCATATTTGCAGGAAGATAATGAGAAATTGAATCCTTTGTTCGGACCTTCCACCAGTTCTCATCTGATACCAGACCCGAAATATCTGCTCGCTCAATTCATATCCAGTAAGGTTCTTTGTTCGGGTAAATTTAATTGGGGTTAAATAGCCATCATCCATTAAGCGAGAAATTTGAGCGGTCACCGTATTTATCAAAAGCCCGGTCTTCTGGCTAATCTCTTTTG
This genomic interval carries:
- a CDS encoding tetratricopeptide repeat protein; translation: EMKDYTQAISCYQEAIKLKPDRYEAWYNMGNAYFEMKDYTHAISCYQEAIKLKPDFDAAWYNMGIAYDEMKDYTRAISCYPEAIKLKPDNDEAWYNMGIAYRQMKDYTRAIACYQKAIKIKPDKDKAWNNMGNAYDEMKDYTQAISCYQEAIKLKPDNDEAWYNMGNAYFEMKDYTRAISCYQKAIKIKPDYYNAWYNMGIAYRKMEDYTKAIAAYKEAIIFGLARFKEEDIEEFGQDFTNIFKGILKVKRYEDAYRLFQLCQEKASQSLLDVLYPMGKAIEYLYTRKSELIERQPMEFRKTIEEILREV